Below is a window of Synergistaceae bacterium DNA.
ACCCCCCTCTCTATTTGCTAAGAAAGGGGGTCGATAAATGCAACTTTGCACATATTAGCTTGTGATTTAATTGCCGGGTGACCATTCTCCCATGACTTTGAGCCATATTACAGTTTCGCCGTCTTTATTCGGAGTGTTTCCGCGCAAGATCATTCCCAAAGTTTTTAACCTGCCTTTGAGCTTTTCTTTAATGGAGTCCTCATTCGAGGCAAATTTATAGCCTACATACCACGTACTTCTGTAACCACTGCCTGCATCGCAAACTCCATAGCCGCCCGCTTTTATAGGATCACTGCCAGACCCTCCGTTAATCGAAATTGAGTCTTCGTTATTGAAGTATTTACCGACTTCAAGGGCATCGTTCTGATTCTGCTCTTGAAATGGCTTGACACTACTATCTGCATCAGTTACGTTTGTCTTTACTCTGCCATCTGCTGCAACTAGATCCGTGTGATCAGCATACCATGCCAAAGCTGCTGTCTTCAAGTTACGTAGATTACTCGCTATATTAGAGGCCTTTGCTGAACTCATAGCCTCAGTACTTGAAAGCATCATCATGGCTGAAAGAATCCCGATTACCACGATAACGATTAATAATTCAACTAAAGTGAATCCCTTACGTGAATAATATTTTTTCTTCATCGTGTTAGACCTCAAGCAATAAATTTAATTTATTCAGCTGCTCCTAAAACTTTCATCCACACAGATGTAACAGATGTATTATTTCCCACAGTATCAGAGAGATTTTCAGCTGCGTCAGTACCAAATTTTAAGCCAATCGTTTTGGCTCGTCCGGCGAGTTTTTCTTTAACGCTGTCCTCATTTGAGGCAAACTTATAGCCCACGTACCAACCTTTTTTACTACTTTCAGTACCGGAATGTATAATATAATCTCCTCCTACCGGGCTATTGCCTTTAAG
It encodes the following:
- a CDS encoding type II secretion system protein — encoded protein: MKKKYYSRKGFTLVELLIVIVVIGILSAMMMLSSTEAMSSAKASNIASNLRNLKTAALAWYADHTDLVAADGRVKTNVTDADSSVKPFQEQNQNDALEVGKYFNNEDSISINGGSGSDPIKAGGYGVCDAGSGYRSTWYVGYKFASNEDSIKEKLKGRLKTLGMILRGNTPNKDGETVIWLKVMGEWSPGN